The DNA region AGGGTAACTGCGTCGGTTGTTCGATGGCAGATTTTACCTTCAAAGCCGGTGTAGAAGAGGTGCTATATGAGATGATTCCAGAAGTGAGAGAAGTTGTCTTAGCGCCCCCAGAAGAATCTATTGAAAAGAGTGCGTAATACCCTTAGAATAGCAGCATGAATTGGAGCACTTGGTTGCTATCCGCAAAGCTCGCGTGGGGAAAGCCTTTTTTGCGTTGGTCAACAATTATTTCGGTAGCATTATGCTTGGTGACGAGTGGCTTGTTTATCGCAACCGTTCTACCAGAAGCGATTCAAAATAACGCTTTTGCTTTTCATTATAACGTCTATTTTGGAATCGATGAGGTAAAGACTTGGCTCTGGGTCTTTTTCTTTCCGGGTATTTGGTTTGTGCTCACAATGCTAGATAGCTTGGTCGCCTACGGCTTTTATCGAACGGATGCTGTACTTGCGAATACAAGTGCGGCGTTAGCACTCGTCTGGGCTTTACCTTGGATGAGTTTTCTTTTTTATCTCTCTTTACTTAATACATAAACAATCACGCTATCCCGATTACTATGACTATTGAACCTATTTTGCTTGCGCGTACTCTTGTAATTACTGGAGCGGCTTTTCTTATCTCGGTTATTTCGATGCCGCTCTTAATTAAGTTATTACGCAAGTATAAAATGGGTAAGTCTATTCGTGCAGCAGAGAATGCTCCGATCATGGCATCGATGCATAAGGCAAAGGCCGGCACACCTACCATGGGTGGTATTGTGATTTGGGCAACGGTGCTTGTCCTTGTGCTTGGTTTAGCTGGCGCCTGTTCATTATTTGGCGAAAACTCACTCGCTTGCCAAATGAACTTTTTGTCTCGTGGTCAAACCTGGTTGCCGCTTGGTTTAATGTTTGGTGCAGCACTCATTGGCTTGGTGGATGACTATCTAAACATTTTACGCATTGGTTCTAAAGGAGGTGGTTTACGCGAACGCGAACGCATCATTTCCTATGGTCTTATTGCTGTTGTTGGTGCTTTATGGTTTTTCTTAAAGCTCGGTTGGGATTATTTTCATATTCCGTTTATTGGAACGTTTGAGATTGGTTGGTACTACGTGCCATTCTTTATTCTTGTTATTATCTCTACATCACACTCGGTCAATGTTACAGACGGTCTTGATGGTTTAGCGGGTGGAATTTTGCTTTCATCTTTTGGTGCTTTTTCTATCATTGCTTGGTCACAAGGACTCTATGATATTGCCACGTTATGTGGTGCGATTTGTGGAGCTCTCTTAGGCTTTCTTTGGTACAATATCAACCCTGCCGATGTCTTTATGGGGGATACAGGTGCCATGTCACTAGGAACAACACTTGGTGTGATTGCCTTACTCACGAATCAGCCGTTGCTTTTACTTGTTATTGGACTTCCGTATGTTGTTGAGAGTTTGTCTGTTATCATTCAGCTTACGAGCAAAAAACTTCGTAATGGCAAAAAAGTATTTAAAGTAGCTCCTATTCATCATCATTTTGAAGCTATTGGTTGGAGTGAACCTCGTGTCGTGATGAGGTTTTGGATGATCTCATTTGTGATGGCAGGTATCGGTATTATTTTAGGTCTCCTCGATAAAACGTAATTTACATGAGAACACCGTCGTTACTTGATCGTTTACGATCTCTAGACCCGATCATCGTCGGAGCGACGGCGTTTTTGTTGATTGTCGGTTTAGCAATCCTCATGTCTGCTACAGGTCCAATCGCTTTTCAGCGCTGGCAAGATAGCTTGCATATGGTGAAGCGTCAGCTTGTACTGGGTGTCTTTCCGGGAATACTTGCTTTCTTGTTATTTTCTCTCATTGATTTTCGTATTTGGAAGCGGCTCGCTGTTTTTGGTTTTATAGGCAGCCTTGTATTGTTGCTCGCTGTCTATACGCCGCTTGGTGTAAGGGTAGGTGGATCATTAAGTTGGCTTAATATTGCTGGTATCCAATTTCAACCGTCGGAGTTTGTAAAATTTGGTCTGCTCCTTTACTTCGCCGCATGGTTATCGTCGCGCACAGCTAAACAAGTCAAAGATTTACACGAGGGACTTCTGCCGTTTATCGGTTCATTGGGCGCTATTGTGTTGTTGCTTATCGTGCAGCCTGATACAGGTTCTATGGTGGTGATTGCAGGGATGTCAGGCATGATGTACCTCTTGTCTGGTGCGCCACTCTGGTGGTTTGGAGCACTCGGTACTTCTGGCGTTGGTTTAGTTTGGTTATTGATCAAAACATCCGAGTATCGTGCAGCGCGTTTTATGACGTTTTTGCATCCGGAGCTTGATCCTCAAGGCATTGGTTATCACATCAATCAAGCCATGCTGGCTATCGGCTCTGGTGGATGGTTTGGTCTAGGTTACGGCAAGTCACGTCAAAAGTTTCTTTATTTACCAGCTGTTGAATCGGACTCCATCTTTGCTGTGATGGCTGAGGAGTTGGGGCTCATTTTTTGCAGCGTTGTGCTTGCGGTTATTGGTGTATTGGTGTGGCGTTGTTTTCAAATTTCGAAACAATCGAATGATAGTTTTGCAAAATATCTTTCTGCTGGAGTTGGTATTTGGATTGCCCTACAAACAGTCATTAATATTTTTTCGATGCTTGGATTAATGCCGATGACAGGTGTTACGCTTCCTTTTATCTCTTACGGTGGTACTTCTTTGACGGTTTTACTTGCTGCTATCGGCTTGGTAGCTTCTTTGCCAAGAAACGCCTCTTCAAGAGGAGTTGATCTGTTAAAAAAACGACTATGAAATACGCATTTGTAGGAGGGGGGACGATGGGACCGGTTACGCCACTCATCGCCGTATACCAAACGCTTAAGTCGCGTGAGGCTCAAGCAGAGTTCTGTTGGTTTGGCACCCCAAACGGCCCAGAAAAGCCCGTAATTTTGGCGCACAGCATCCCATTTTATGCTATTTCTGTGGCAAAATTTCCTAGGTATCCTTCAAAGCAATGGCTAACATGGCCATTTGATCTGTATCGCGCCTATTCTGAAGCCAAAAAATATTTAAAAAATGAACGACCAAGTATCGTTATCGGTGCTGGTGGCTTTACGGCTTTTCCTGTTTCATTGGCGGCTCGTTCATTAAAGATTCCGGTCTTCTTACATCAACTTGATGTACATCCTAGCTTAACCAATAAGCTTATCGCTCCGTTTGCTTCTCGGATCACCACTTCGTTTTCCTATAAAAAATCGCCTTTCTTTACGAAGGCTTCTATTCACACAATCGCAACTCCCGTTCGTGATATGGGAGAAGAGATGTCTAAAGAGGTGGCTGCAACGTATTTTGCTTTAGATGCAACAAGGCCTACTGTATTGATTATTGGAGGCGGTACGGGTGCACAAGCAATAAACGACGCTTTTTTACAAAAAAAAGATACTTGGTTTAAAGATATGCAAGTAATACATGTTGCTGGCAAAGGAAAAAAAGCCGACGACTCATCTTATGAGTTTTTAGATGCTGAACGCATGCTTGCTGCTTATACACTAGCCGATGTGGTTGTGACTCGTGCTGGTATGGGTTCTTTGTCAGAAATTGTTTCGTTGCAAAAGCCCAGTGTTATTGTGCCGATACCGTCTTCTCAACAAGAGGCAAATGCTCAGGTATTTGCAGACGCTGACGCGGCTATTGTTTTACATCAACAAGATGAGGGTTTTGCTTCTTTGTTGCATGCTTGTGTTTTAGCTCTTATTCAACAACCAAAAGATGCAAAGATGCTTACCGATCAATATTCAAAAGTCATGAAAGCTGATCACGGTGAGGCTTTTGTTCAGCAGCTAGAGACTTTTTACAATAACCTATGCATACACTATCAACGTTCAAAGATGTTTTTGATACGAGACTTGAGAAATATCTAGACAGTAAATTAGCGCAACTCAAAAAACAGGTTGATGATAAAACGATTAATGACCTCTTTTCTCATACAAAAAGATCGTGATGAATGGTGGTAAGCGTGTACGACCTTACATGGCCGCCTTAAGCTTTGAAGCCTATGGCGGCAAATTAAATGAGTCTGTCTGGAGAGTGTTGTTAGGCATTGAGTTATTTCATGCTTTCGCTCTTGTGCATGATGATATTATGGATTTAGGCACGGATAGACATGGGACGCCAACCATTCATGAATTTGCAAAACAAACCTTTAAGAAACAAAAACGTATTGGTGATCTTCAGCATATTAGTCAGTCACATGGGATTTTGATCGGTGATATGCTTTTCGTTTGGGCCAATGAATGTATTTTTAATCAATCAAAACTTGATCGAAATATTTTGATTGCATTACAACAAATTTATACCGAAATGAATCAAGAGGTAATGCTTGGGCAAATGCTTGATGTAGATGGTATGGCTCGAGCAACAGTAGATGACTCGCATGTCTTGCTAAAAACCTCAATGAAAACAGCCGGATATACCTTCGTCCAACCTTTAAGAATGGGATGGGCATTGGCAGGATCTCCGAAAAAATTCGCGTCATTTGCAGAGTCATTTGGTCGACCACTAGGCATTGCTTTTCAGATTCAAGATGACTTGCTCGATCTTATAGGGACGGCTGAAGAGCTGGGTAAGCAGCCATTCTCCGATTTGCGCGATGGCCAACATACGCTTTTTTTCGCAATACATTTTTACAAACGGAACAAAGAAACAGAAAGAAACCTTGCGAAGCTTCATGCGCTCATCCATTGATAAAAAGAACGCTGAGAGTGTTTTTGCTCTTTTTGAGGAAAGTGGGGCATTTGAGATGATTACAAAAAAGATGAATGATTATTTTAAAAAAGCAGAAAAAGCAATTCGTCTTTCTGGATTGAGTATAGAAAAACAAAAAGGATTCATTGAGCTCTATGAGAAAATCTGTTCTCGTATAAGTTAATATGACGTTAGAGCAAGCCTATAAAGAGTGTTCACGCATTCAAAAAAAACACGGCAAAAGTTATTTTTTTGCTACGCTCTTTTTTCAAAAAAAGCAAAGAAAGGCGGTGAACGCGCTCTATGCTTTTTTTCGCTTGCCAGATGAGATGGTAGACACAGAGACGCCAGAAAAAGCAGATGTTCTCCTCGAGCAATGGGAAGCTGATTGGATGGCGTGCATGAATGGGGCTGAGACAACGCATCCTGTCTTGATGGCAACAAGAGATGTTTTTTTTAAGTATGATATTCCAATGCAATACGCTTCGGATTTTTTAGCGGCCATGCGACAAGATCTTACTAAGACGCGCTACGAAGACTATCCTTCGTTACAGGGCTATATGTATGGGTCTGCGGTCGTTGTGGGGCTTATGATGGTCTATATTATTGGTTGGATAAAAGACACGACCTTTGATCAAGTGCAACAGCCCGCTGCTGCATTAGGTGAGGCGATGCAATTAACCAATTTTATTCGCGATATTGGCGAAGATTTTCGCTTGCGTGGACGTATTTATATGCCGCTAGATGAGCTGCGGACATTTCATCTAACAGAGAAAGACATTGAGCAAGCGTCTATGAGTCAAAATATGGTAGAATTTTTACAATGGCAAATCGCTCGTGCGGATGAGTTGTATGAAGAGGCGAATAAGGGGATTGCTCTATTGAATAAAGAAGGGAGACTACCAGTAAGGCTGGCCAGTGACCTTTATCGGTTTATTTTACGTAAGATTGAGCAAAATCAGTACGATGTTTTTACAAAGCGCGCAAAAACATCATTAACAGAAAAAATAAAAACGATTCCGTTATCAATGCTTTATGTCTAAACATGTTGTTATTATCGGTTCTGGATTAGGTGGTCTTGCGACAGCTGCCTTATTAGCAAAGTCCGGTTTACGCGTAACGGTTCTCGAAAAAAACGAGCAACTAGGAGGTCGTGCAAGTATTCTTGAAAAAGAAGGGTTTCGATTTGATATGGGACCATCTTGGTACCTCATGCCCGATATTTTTGAGCATACTTTTTCGTTACTTGGCGAAAAACTCGAAGACTATCTAGATCTTGTGCGATTAGACCCGTCTTATCGCGTGTATTTTAAAGATGAGGCTGTCGCGCCTGTTGATTTACGCTCTATCGTAGAAGAAGACAAAAAGATTTACGAACAACTTGAGTCAGGGTCTTCGTCAAAGTTAGATGAGTATCTCAAAAGATCAAAATATCAATACGAAGTGTCCAAAAAAGATTTTTTGTATGGAAATATTGATTCACCTTTGGATTTTTTTACCCCACAACTATTGTTAGAGGGTACAAAGCTTTCAGTATTCCAGACCATGGATACGTATGTGAAGCGTTGGTTTTCGTCACCATTTGTTCAAAAGCTCTTGCAATATCCGCTCGTCTTTTTAGGTAATTCACCGTTTAATGCTCCTGCTATCTACAGCATGATGACGCATATCGATACGGAGTTAGGAGTATTTTATCCAAAAGGCGGTATCTATGAGATCACGAAATCACTCGTGGCTATCGGCAAAAAATATGGCGTTGAATACCGTGTGAACACAGCAGTAAAACGGATTCTGGTAGAAGGACGTGAAGCGAAGGGTGTACAACTAGAAGATGGTTCAGAGATTGCAGCTGATATGGTTGTCTCTAATGCGGATCTTGAGTTTACGGACAGAGTTTTACTTGGAGAAGAGCACCGTCAACACTCTGACCGCTACTGGAACAAGCGTACACTGGCTCCTTCGGCGTTTATTGCTTATTTAGGTATCAATGGTCGTGTAAAAGGACTTGAGCACCACACGCTCGTTTTCGCTAAAGACTGGAAAGAAAACTTTCGTCAGATCTTTGATCAACCGGTATGGCCTACGGATCCTTCTTTTTATGTATGCACGCCATCAAAGACTGATGATACGGTTGCACCTCCTGATCACGAAAATATGTTCCTCCTCGTTCCTGTTGCGGCTGGCTTAGAGGATACACTCGAAATACGTGAAGCCTATCTACAAAAGATACTTGCGACGATTGAAGAGCAAACGGGAGAAACACATTTAGCAGAACGAATAGTTGTAAAAGAACTTTTTAGTATTCGTGATTTTGAAAAACGTTACAATAGCTATCGTGGAACAGCGCTAGGACTTGCGCATACCTTGCTTCAGACAGCTTGGTTCCGTCCCAAAACAAAACATTCAAAGATTGATAATCTTTACTTTGTCGGTGCTGGTGCACAACCGGGTATCGGAATGCCGATGGTACTTATTAGCGCTGAGTTGATTGTAAAGCGCTTAATGAAAGATACGTCCATGCAGGCACTCACAAAGCTACCGGATTTATCAAATCTCTAACGAAGAAAAGCGGCGACAAAAAATAGGAGCGCTCCAAAAAGAGTATTAATGATCGGAAAATAGCGATAGTTTTTTGTGAGTAATAGGTCACCGTCTTTATAGCTCTTCGCCATCATAAAGACATAAGCTATTCCAGCAACAAAGCCGAATAGCGGACTCAAAGGAATGATGAGTAGCGCGGCCATCGCATAAAGAAAAAGACAAAAAAGGACGGTATATCTCCAGCCAAGCTTGGTTGCGATGGTTTGTAATCCTGCTTTTGTATCAGCTTCAATATCAGGAGCAGCGCTATAGGCATGCATCGCCATACACCAAAGCGTTGCCGCGATAAGAATCGAAGAGTTCCAAAGAGTACCTCCTCCAAGCGCGTAGGCAAAAAAGCCTGGCAAAGCGTAGAGAATATTAGAGGCGCTATCAAAGAATGGGCGTACTTTAAAGCGTAGTGGCGGTGACGAGTAAAAGAGACCCAAAAAGAGAAAGCTAAGAATGAGAGCAAGAGGTAATGCCGATAATCCAAGAAAAAGAAGGAAGAAGGGGAGATGCGCGATAGCAATGAGAGTGCCTATAAAATTTCGTCTATCTGGCGGGACAAGTGCTTCGTAATCTTGTTTTTTTGCATTTAAAACATCCGTTTCATAATCAAAGCAGTCATTAAATCCATAAATAAAGATATTTGCTGGATAGGTAAAATAAAGGAGCCAGGGCCAGAGTTGCCAAGGAATGACGCCCGTTTGTCGATAGAGGAGCGCTGCACCAATAAGAAAAGGGCCAAGAAGATAAATCCAAAATCTCGGTCTTGATACTTTGAGCCAAAAGGGGAGCTTCATGGTCAAAGCGTAGCATGTTGGCTATCATTTTGTCTTATGAGCTTAGATCCTAGACGTACACGCACGTTGAGTCATCACCCCTATCAAAAAGGAGCAATCGCTTATTGGATGAATCGCGAAATGCGCCTCAAAGATAATTGGGCTTTGCTTGCTGCTCAGGATTGGGCAATTCGTGAACAGGTGGCTTTAAAAATCGCGTATAATCTTGATCCTGGATTTTTAGGCGGAGGTCGTCGTCAATTTACATTTAAGTTAGACGCACTTAAGGAAATCTTTACGGACTGCCAGAAAAAAGGGATAAGCTTTTCGTTGATGATTGGATCAAAAACAGAAGTAGATTTGATCAAGTGGGTAAAGAAAGAACAGATAGGTGGACTTGTGACGGATTTTGCACCTTTACGTTTGCAACGAAAGTGGCTAAAGACTGTAGTAAATGCTATTGAGATTCCTGTTATTGAAGTTGATGCGCATAATATTGTTCCGTGTTGGATTGCTTCGGAAAAGCCTGAGTATGGTGCGTATACGTTACGTACAAAGATCAATAAGATGTTAAAAGAATTTCTTGTTGAATATCCTGAGCTAAAAAAACATCCGATTAGTACGTCGTCGTCTACCATTAACTGGAGTGCTCTTGAAAAGAGCTTTAATGGTAAAGAAATCGCTCCTGTGACTTGGATCAAAGCAGGGGAGAAAGAAGCGTTAAAAAGCTCTACGAGGATTTATTGAGCATGAATTAAATGGGTACGATGAAGGTCGTAATGATCCTAATGCACAAGCACAGTCTGATTTATCTCCCTACTTTCATTATGGGATGCTGAGTCCGCAAAGAGCTGCCTTAGAAGTGATGAAATCAAAAGCATCAACAAAAGATAAAGACGCCTACTTAGAAGAGCTTATTATACGTCGAGAATTAGCGGATAATTTTTGTTACTATCATCCAAGTGATTATGATACGGTTGGTTGTTTTCCTGACTGGTCAAAACAAGATATTGCAAAACATCGTAAAGACAAAAGAGACTATCTTTATACGTTAAAGCAATTTGCGTTAGCAAAAACCCATGACTCATTATGGAATGCTGCTCAACAAGAGATGGTGAAGCAAGGAAGGATGCATGGTTATATGCGCATGTATTGGGCAAAAAAGATTTTAGAGTGGAGCGCCTCAGTAGAAGAAGCGATGAACATTGCTATTACATTAAACGATCGTTATGAATTAGATGGTCGTGATCCAAATGGCTATGCTGGAATCGCATGGTCAATGGGTGGTGTTCACGATCGACCATGGAGCCGACGTCCAATTTTTGGAAGAGTGCGTTATATGAATGATCGCGGATGTGCAAGAAAATTTGATGTTGAGGCCTATTGTAAGCGTTGGCTCTAGGTATAGGAGAAGGTAGCTTTTTTGTGTATTGCCTTTTTTGTTCAATTCAGTATAATACCCGCCATCAAAACACTTGGGACTTTAGCTCAGTTGGTAGAGCACCGGCCTTTTAAGCCGAGGGTCGTGGGTTCGAATCCCACAGGTCCCACCATACAATTACCCCTGCGTAAGCAGGGGTTTTGGTTTATTTGCCGTCCTGTAACTGTCCAGGTGACTATTGACAAAAGCGTGATATGTTGCTACTATTAATCTACGTCGTGCACTTTTGTCCTCCGCTAATATTAGCGGTTTTTTTAATGCCAAAAGACGAAAAGTGACGTTTTTTTGCTATTTAGGTACAATACAGACAATTCCATGCGTATCTATATCATAGGCTCTAAAGGCATACCTTCGGCATCAATACAGGGCTCTGGTGGTGTTGAAAGGCATGTTGAGCAAATTGCAACGCGTCTTGTTGATCGCGGGCATGAGGTATTTGTCTATGTGAGAAACTCGTCTCACTATGCTGCACAAGAATGGAATGGCGTTAAGCTTATACGCGTGCCTTTTTTACCCGGTAAGAATACGGCAACGATTACACATGTTTTTTTATCTACATTGCATGTGCTTTTTCAGAGAGCGGATATCATTCATTTTCATGGGGTAGGTTCTTCTACGCTTGCATGGATTCCACGGTTGCTAAAATGGAAATCAAAAATTGTTGCCACGTTTCATAGCCGTGATTGGTTTGATACGAAATGGTCTCGGTTTGCTCGATGGTATTTACAGTTCGGTGAATGGTCGGCCGTGCATTTTCCGCACAAAACAATTGCGGTATCACATGTGATCCAGGTGTTTTGTCGCAAGTCCTACAATAAACAAGTTGCTTATATCCCAAATGGAGCAGATATCCCAGCACCTCAAGGTGTTGAGTTACTTTCTGCTTTTAACCTAAAAGCAAATGAGTATCTATTAGGCGTTGGTAGATTAGTCCCAAATAAAGCTTATGATATTGCTATCGAGGCATTTCGTGATGTCGTTACTGATAAAAAGCTCGTGATTGTTGGTGAAGCATTTCACTCAAGTCACTACGATCAAAAGTTACGTCTTTTAGCAGAGAAAGATCCACGCGTGATATTACTCGGTTACCAAAGTGGCGAGCCGCTTAAACAAGTATTAGCGCATGCTTATGCTTTCGTTCATCCATCAAGAGCCGAGGGACTTTCGGTAGCTATCATTGAGGCGATGGCAAATGCCAAGCTTGTTATTATGTCAGATATTAAAGAAAATTTAGAGCTTGTAGATCATAGCGGTCTTGCCTATACAACCGATGATGTAAAAGCGTTAACGGTAGCAATGCAACTTGTTGTGGATGACCCAGAGATGACAAGGCAGCGAGGCTTACGTGCCCGCGAGGTTGTGCGCAAAGAGTATTCTTGGGATTCGGTGATACTGCGTCTCGAAGAGCTATACAAAGAGCTGCTGGCTCACTAAGATAGATACTATGAACGTAGTAATATTGAAGCAGGCCAATACGCAAAGGGGAGTGGTGTATCCGCAGCATTATACTTCGCTAAACAAGGCGATGATGTTTGCGTGACGGACTTAAAAACAGAGGCTGAACTTGCAAGTAATGTTAAGCAGTTAAAAAATATAAAACGTACGTTTTACCTTTGGAAAACACGATCTAAAAGATATTCGTTGGGCAGATCTTATTGTGCGTGGTCCACGAGTTCGTAAAGACTCTCCAGAGATGAAAGAGGCAGCAAAAAGAATATTCAAACAACCTCTGATATTGCGCTTTTTCTTTCTCGCTGTCCTGCACCAGTGGTGGGTATTACGGGTACACGAGGTAAAAGCACGACAACCATGATGACGTATGAGATTGCGCAAGCTGCAAAGCGTTGGCGTAAGGTTTGGTTAGGTGGAAATATTCTTGTTTCACCACTCACCTTTTTATCGCAAGTAAAATCGAATGATTTGGTTGTGCTTGAATTATCAAGCTTTCAATTAGAGGGTACGGGTGATGCTGGACTCTCTCCGCAAATTGCTGTTTGGACTAACTTGATGCGAGATCACCAAGACGCCTATCCTGACATGGATTCATACGCTGAGGCTAAGGCACAGATATTCCGTCATCAAAAGCCTGAAGACGTTGTTTTGTTGCCGTCTGACAAATTCTATAACGAATATGCAAGCGAAGCTCCTGGTCACGTCTATCGTTTTGGCAAAAAAAAATAGCGAAGAAGTGAGTCTTGTCGCAGGGACGAAATTACGTGTACCAGGTGAACACAATAAGCGTAATGCAGAAATTGCAGCAGCTATTGCGTTTGAGCTTGGGATCAAACCCACGGTTATTAAAAAAGCCCTCAAAGATTTTAAAGGGCTTGAGAACCGTATTGAAACCATCGCTACGATAAAAGGTATTGAATATATCAATGATACTACAGCGACAACACCTGATGGCGCGATGGCCGCAGTAAATGCCTTGCAAAAAGCAAAGCGCATGGTGAATATTTTGTTTGGTGGCGCAAATAAAGAGCTTGATTTTACTGAAGTCTCAAAGCTTTTTAAGAAGCGTAAAAGATATTCGCGTCTTTTTGTTGCCAGGTACCGCAAAAGAAGAAATTATCAAAGCCTTTAATAAAGCAAAAGTCTCTTTTGAAGAAGTGGCTGATTTAGCGCATGGCGTAGAACGCGCACAAGAAGAAGCAAAAAAAAGGTGACATCGTGCTTTTATCACCGGGTTGTGCGAGTTTTGGATTTTTTCTCAATGAGTTTGATCGCGGCGAACAATTTGTAAAGATCGTCAAAGAAACTTGCAAAACAACAATAGTATGATGGCGTGGATTTTTGGTTTGCCTATCGAGGGACTTCATCGAGATACTATTATCGATATTATTCGTCATAGCACAACATCGCAGTGGCTTGTAACAGCTAATCCAGAAATTCTTTTAGAAACAAAAAGAAATTCGCTTTATTCTAGCGCAGTGAAGAAAGCATCATTTCGACTTGTTGATGGGATGGGTTTGGCGCTCGCCTGTCGTTTGAAGGGATCAAAGGTAACGCGTGTCACCGGCGTTGAGTTATCCGAGTCATTATTGCAGTTAGCGCAAGAGATGCGTTGGCGCGTTGCTTTGGTTGGCTCACAATCCCAAGAGGCAATGCAAAAGCTTCTTCGTGATGTTCGAGCAGCATATCCTGATAT from Candidatus Nomurabacteria bacterium includes:
- a CDS encoding glycosyltransferase family 4 protein, with product MRIYIIGSKGIPSASIQGSGGVERHVEQIATRLVDRGHEVFVYVRNSSHYAAQEWNGVKLIRVPFLPGKNTATITHVFLSTLHVLFQRADIIHFHGVGSSTLAWIPRLLKWKSKIVATFHSRDWFDTKWSRFARWYLQFGEWSAVHFPHKTIAVSHVIQVFCRKSYNKQVAYIPNGADIPAPQGVELLSAFNLKANEYLLGVGRLVPNKAYDIAIEAFRDVVTDKKLVIVGEAFHSSHYDQKLRLLAEKDPRVILLGYQSGEPLKQVLAHAYAFVHPSRAEGLSVAIIEAMANAKLVIMSDIKENLELVDHSGLAYTTDDVKALTVAMQLVVDDPEMTRQRGLRAREVVRKEYSWDSVILRLEELYKELLAH
- a CDS encoding WecB/TagA/CpsF family glycosyltransferase, which translates into the protein MMAWIFGLPIEGLHRDTIIDIIRHSTTSQWLVTANPEILLETKRNSLYSSAVKKASFRLVDGMGLALACRLKGSKVTRVTGVELSESLLQLAQEMRWRVALVGSQSQEAMQKLLRDVRAAYPDISVMGS